A genomic stretch from Theobroma cacao cultivar B97-61/B2 chromosome 4, Criollo_cocoa_genome_V2, whole genome shotgun sequence includes:
- the LOC18600775 gene encoding 50S ribosomal protein L12, chloroplastic: protein MASSTLSTLSLRSPSYPPPTSSHPTHPVSFRTPSLQFPLRSTTPSNLTHRSTFLRPLNATAAPEKIEKLGNEISSLTLEEARTLVDYLQEKLGVTAAALAPAAVAVGGAPGADAGPAAVEEKTEFDVVIEEVPSNARIAVIKAVRSLTNLALKEAKDLIEGLPKKFKEGVSKDEAEDAKKQLEEAGAKVSVA from the coding sequence atggcttCTTCCACTCTCTCCACACTTTCTCTCCGTTCCCCCTCGTATCCTCCACCCACTTCCTCTCATCCTACGCATCCCGTCTCTTTCAGAACCCCTTCTCTCCAATTCCCTCTCCGTTCCACCACCCCTTCTAACCTGACCCACCGCAGCACCTTCCTCCGTCCTCTCAACGCCACGGCAGCACCCGAAAAAATCGAAAAACTCGGCAACGAAATCTCCTCCCTAACTCTCGAAGAAGCCCGAACCCTTGTCGACTACCTCCAAGAGAAACTCGGCGTGACCGCCGCCGCCCTTGCCCCGGCTGCAGTCGCCGTTGGAGGCGCACCCGGTGCGGACGCGGGGCCGGCCGCTGTCGAGGAGAAGACAGAGTTCGATGTGGTGATCGAGGAGGTTCCAAGTAATGCGAGGATTGCGGTGATTAAAGCCGTTAGGTCTTTGACGAATTTGGCTTTGAAAGAAGCGAAAGATTTGATTGAAGGGTTGCCGAAGAAGTTCAAAGAAGGGGTTTCGAAAGATGAGGCTGAGGATGCGAAGAAACAGCTTGAAGAAGCGGGAGCTAAAGTTTCTGTTGCTTAG
- the LOC18600776 gene encoding monodehydroascorbate reductase 4, peroxisomal, producing the protein MGRAFVYVILGGGVAAGYAALEFTKRGVSHGELCIISEEPVAPYERPALSKGFLLPESPARLPSFHTCVGANEERLNPKWYKEHGIELVLGTRVKSADVRRKTLLTATGETISYKILIIATGARALKLEEFGVSGSEAENVCYLRDLADANSLVKVMQSCAGGNAVVIGGGYIGMECTASLVINKINVTMVFPEAHCMARLFTPKIASYYEDYYQSKGVKFIKGTVLSSFEFDSSGKVTAVNLRDGSRLPADMVLVGIGIRPNTSLFEGQLTLEKGGIKVNGKLQTSNNSVYAVGDVAAFPVNLFGETRRLEHVDSARKSAKHAVAAILEPEKTGEFDYLPFFYSRVFAFSWQSFGDNAGEVVHFGDSSGSTFGAYWISKGHLVGSFLEGGTKEEYEAIANATRLQPAVEDLAEVGRQGLNFALTVSKRPLPTPPIEVSRSSLVVEKPVYAWHATAGVVLAASVAGFAYWYGRRRRRW; encoded by the exons atgggAAGAGCATTTGTATATGTAATTCTCGGAGGAGGTGTGGCAGCAGGATATGCAGCCCTTGAATTTACAAAAAGAGGGGTCTCTCATGGTGAACTTTGCATTATTTCTGAAGAACCT GTTGCCCCATATGAGAGGCCGGCTTTAAGCAAAGGCTTTTTACTTCCTGAAT CTCCTGCACGTCTTCCATCATTTCACACTTGTGTTGGTGCTAATGAGGAAAGGTTAAATCCAAAATGGTACAAGGAACATG gGATTGAATTAGTCCTCGGAACTCGAGTTAAGTCTGCTGATGTGAGACGCAAGACGTTATTAACAGCAACTGGAGAGACTATAAGTTACAAGATCCTCATCATTGCAACAGGTGCTCGG GCtttgaagcttgaagaatttgGAGTGAGTGGATCAGAAGCTGAAAATGTATGTTATTTACGAGATTTAGCAGATGCGAACAGCCTTGTCAAAGTGATGCAATCTTGTGCTGGTGGAAACGCTGTTGTCATTGGTGGTGGGTACATTGGAATGGAGTGTACTGCATCTTTGGtgatcaataaaataaatgtaaCCATGGTTTTCCCTGAAGCACATTGCA TGGCTCGTTTATTTACACCCAAGATTGCAAGCTATTATGAGGATTATTATCAGTCTAAAGGAGTGAAGTTCATTAAAGGAactgttttgtcatcatttgAATTTGACTCCAGTGGAAAg GTTACGGCTGTTAATCTTAGGGATGGAAGTCGGCTACCTGCAGACATGGTCTTGGTGGGAATTGGAATACGCCCAAACACAAGCCTGTTTGAAGGACAACTGACATTGGAGAAAGGTGGGATCAAAGTGAACGGAAAGTTACAAACAAGCAACAACTCAGTTTATGCAGTCGGAGATGTTGCAGCATTTCCAGTCAACCTATTTGGTGAAACGCGCAGACTTGAGCATGTTGATTCAGCCCGAAAATCTGCGAAACATGCTGTTGCTGCGATCTTGGAACCAGAGAAAACAGGTGAGTTTGACTACCTGCCATTCTTCTACTCCAGAGTCTTTGCATTTTCTTGGCAGTCTTTTGGGGACAATGCAGGAGAGGTAGTGCATTTTGGGGATTCCTCAGGGAGTACCTTTGGGGCTTATTGGATAAGCAAGGGTCATCTTGTTGGGTCTTTCCTTGAAGGGGGAACCAAAGAAGAGTATGAAGCCATAGCCAATGCCACCAGGCTTCAACCAGCTGTTGAGGATCTGGCTGAGGTGGGAAGGCAGGGTCTGAACTTTGCTCTGACAGTTAGTAAGAGACCGCTGCCTACACCACCCATTGAAGTCAGCAGGTCGAGCCTTGTTGTGGAAAAACCAGTCTATGCTTGGCATGCAACAGCCGGTGTTGTTCTGGCTGCATCCGTAGCTGGATTTGCATATTGGTACGGAAGGAGACGTAGAAGGTGGTGA
- the LOC18600777 gene encoding myb-related protein 305, whose amino-acid sequence MDKKPCKSQDVEVRKGPWTMEEDLILINYIANHGEGVWNSLAKAAGLKRTGKSCRLRWLNYLRPDVRRGNITPEEQLLIMELHAKWGNRWSKIAKHLPGRTDNEIKNYWRTRIQKHIKQAEVCSSQIHSELHKQASTSQVPCNTDMMETYPPSSFNHCNMEAFPGQSAMSMAVESNESYWSIEDLWSMQLLTGD is encoded by the exons atgGATAAGAAACCATGCAAATCTCAAGATGTTGAAGTGAGAAAAGGACCATGGACCATGGAAGAAGATTTGATCCTCATCAACTATATTGCCAACCATGGTGAAGGTGTTTGGAATTCTCTTGCTAAAGCTGCAG GATTGAAACGTACTGGAAAGAGTTGCCGGCTCCGGTGGCTGAACTACCTTCGACCGGATGTCCGAAGAGGCAATATCACACCGGAGGAACAGCTCTTGATCATGGAATTGCATGCCAAGTGGGGAAACAG GTGGTCGAAAATAGCAAAGCATCTGCCTGGAAGGACAGATAATGAAATAAAGAACTATTGGAGGACTAGGATCCAGAAACACATTAAGCAAGCAGAAGTTTGCTCTTCTCAGATTCATTCGGAGCTACATAAGCAAGCAAGCACAAGCCAAGTGCCTTGCAATACAGATATGATGGAAACATACCCTCCATCATCATTTAACCATTGCAACATGGAAGCATTTCCAGGACAGTCAGCAATGTCAATGGCGGTTGAATCAAATGAAAGCTATTGGAGCATAGAGGATCTCTGGTCCATGCAGTTGCTTACTGGGGACTAA